From the Dunckerocampus dactyliophorus isolate RoL2022-P2 chromosome 12, RoL_Ddac_1.1, whole genome shotgun sequence genome, one window contains:
- the alp3 gene encoding alkaline phosphatase, tissue-nonspecific isozyme, with translation MFVASAAKVEEENPEFWRSQAQKTLHTALNRKLNTNVAKNILFFLGDGMGITTYTAARILKGQLQNRTGEETVMTMDTFPHVGLVKTYSVDFQIADSAATATAYLCGVKTNLNTIGVSAAARNGVCRSQKGNEVTSILKWAKDAGKSVGIVTTTRVQHATPATSYAHSASRKWYSDADMPAAAKRDGCADIASQLLNNTDIDVIIGGGRKYMTPRGTKDPEYPRDYSSRGKRQDKRNLISEWQSMKLGKVVHYVWNKTDFDAVDPETTDYLMALFEPGDLRYEAERDPSMDPSIVETTEKAIGILRKNRKGFFLLVEGGRIDQAHHDGRAYMALHETVALDNAIAKGLELTNEEETLTVVMADHSHPFTFNGYPFRGQSILGKSPLWAKDMLPYTTLMYGNGPGHKITNGTRPDIRNVDTKTKDYVQLSAVPTDSATHSGEDVAVLARGPMAHLFHGVQEQNYIAHAMAYAACVGADLRHCRGQTTPPFAYTTFDANNKAGGAHRPTVLISGLLSTLLAFKVLI, from the exons TTGAGGAGGAGAACCCAGAGTTTTGGAGATCACAAGCTCAGAAGACTTTGCACACAGCTTTAAACAGGAAGCTGAACACCAACGTGGCCAAGAACATCTTGTTTTTCCTTGGAGACG GTATGGGAATCACAACCTACACAGCAGCTCGTATCCTCAAGGGGCAGCTGCAGAACCGCACAGGAGAGGAGACAGTGATGACCATGGACACCTTTCCCCATGTGGGCTTGGTGAag ACCTACAGTGTGGACTTCCAGATCGCAGATAGTGCTGCCACAGCCACTGCATATTTGTGTGGAGTAAAAACCAACCTGAACACCATCGGCGTCAGTGCAGCAGCTCGAAATGGCGTTTGCAGGAGTCAGAAGGGAAATGAAGTCACATCCATCTTGAAGTGGGCCAAGGATGCCG gCAAGTCTGTTGGCATTGTGACAACCACACGAGTGCAACATGCTACCCCAGCCACTAGCTATGCCCACAGTGCCAGTAGGAAGTGGTACAGTGACGCCGACATGCCTGCTGCCGCCAAGAGGGACGGCTGCGCTGACATTGCCTCCCAGCTGCTCAATAACACAGACATAGAT GTGATCATTGGTGGTGGGAGGAAGTACATGACCCCGAGGGGCACCAAGGACCCGGAATACCCCAGAGATTACTCATCCAGGGGTAAAAGACAAGACAAACGTAACCTCATCAGTGAATGGCAAAGCATGAAACTTGGCAAG GTCGTCCATTACGTATGGAATAAAACCGACTTTGACGCTGTGGACCCTGAAACAACAGACTACCTGATGG CTCTGTTTGAACCAGGTGACCTGCGATATGAAGCAGAGAGGGACCCCAGCATGGACCCATCCATTGTGGAGACCACAGAAAAAGCCATTGGCATCCTCCGCAAAAACCGCAAAGGTTTCTTCCTCCTGGTGGAGG GGGGTCGTATTGACCAGGCTCACCATGACGGCCGAGCATACATGGCGCTTCACGAGACAGTGGCTTTGGACAATGCCATTGCCAAGGGCCTTGAACTCACCAACGAGGAGGAGACGCTCACTGTTGTGATGGCTGACCATTCTCACCCGTTTACCTTCAATGGATACCCATTTCGAGGACAAAGCATCCTGG GTAAATCTCCATTGTGGGCCAAAGACATGTTGCCTTACACCACGCTCATGTACGGCAATGGACCTGGACACAAAATCACCAACGGCACGCGCCCTGACATCCGCAATGTTGACACAA aaacgaAGGACTATGTCCAGCTGTCAGCAGTTCCCACAGACTCCGCTACCCACAGTGGTGAGGATGTGGCAGTGCTTGCCCGTGGACCCATGGCCCACCTCTTCCACGGTGTCCAGGAGCAGAACTACATTGCCCATGCCATGGCCTATGCTGCGTGCGTGGGCGCAGACTTGAGACACTGTCGAGGACAGACCACTCCGCCTTTTGCTTACACCACCTTCGATGCGAACAACAAGGCCGGGGGAGCCCACAGGCCAACAGTATTGATCAGTGGCCTCCTCAGTACATTACTGGCCTTTAAAGTGCTGATTTAA